A single genomic interval of Flavobacterium sp. N2820 harbors:
- a CDS encoding carbohydrate binding family 9 domain-containing protein has protein sequence MVNKFSITILFCLASFLFSFSQTKKSITTQKINKPITIDANLNEESWKNAETASDFVMFEPDNGKAIDNKKKTEVKILYDDEAIYVGALLYDDAPSKIMKEITERDDFGTTDAFGIFVNGYNDGQQDFRFFVTAAGGQLDCLATEQIGEDFSWNAIWESKVKITDFGWAVEMKIPYAALRFPSDAIQTWGLNFVREIKRDRQVYTWTHVDSKIGAVIQQAGILNGIENIKTPTRLFLIPYSSFYLSGSETQKTKGEFKGGLDVKYGINDAFTLDAILVPDFGQTKFDNVVLNLGPFEQQFNENRPFFTEGTDLFSKGNLLYSRRIGQTPDFYPVLENNEYIDKYPGAINLLNAMKISGRDKDGLGIGFLNAITEKTSAKVLNNDNASSREVIVSPLTNYNVTVFDQRFNQNSSVTFINTNVTRNGSFRDANVTGLLFDLNNKTNKYNISGGIKSSSINDIENTNGINASLYFGETSGKFRYSFGGDYISKDFDNNDLGINFRTNYYSVYNNANYRILNPNKTFNTFRINFNSYFEFYKPTNQIQSSNFNVNLNSTNKKNHYFGGGLNFNPFENYDYYEPRVANRYFVNPKNAGGFFYFSSNYNNKFALDINPYITHVINENRYEAGINISPRYRFSDKFSLVYSFDYFKQQNDIGFIDFENSDIIFARRDRDTYTNSITSKYSISSVMNFSLSVRHYWSLAENNQINTLNTDGSLTPNTTYTGNKNSNFSTWNLDLSYSWWFAPGSQMSILYRNNASTFEREINKNFNSNFSNLFEDNLNHVLSVSVRYFIDYNQAKNWIKKG, from the coding sequence ATGGTAAATAAATTCAGCATTACTATCCTTTTTTGCTTAGCAAGTTTTCTTTTTTCGTTTTCACAAACTAAAAAAAGCATCACAACTCAAAAAATTAATAAACCGATTACCATAGATGCTAATTTAAACGAAGAATCATGGAAAAATGCTGAGACAGCTTCCGATTTTGTAATGTTTGAACCTGACAATGGGAAAGCAATTGACAATAAGAAAAAAACAGAAGTCAAAATTTTATATGATGATGAAGCAATCTATGTTGGTGCGCTACTATATGATGACGCACCCTCAAAAATCATGAAAGAAATTACAGAGCGTGATGATTTTGGAACTACAGATGCTTTTGGAATATTTGTAAATGGATACAATGACGGACAACAAGATTTTCGTTTTTTTGTAACTGCAGCGGGCGGACAACTAGATTGTTTAGCTACGGAGCAAATAGGCGAAGATTTTTCATGGAATGCCATTTGGGAAAGTAAAGTAAAAATAACTGATTTTGGCTGGGCAGTGGAGATGAAAATTCCATATGCTGCGCTTCGTTTTCCATCAGACGCAATTCAAACATGGGGCTTAAATTTTGTACGCGAAATTAAACGTGATCGACAAGTTTATACTTGGACTCATGTAGATTCAAAAATTGGAGCGGTTATTCAACAAGCTGGAATTCTAAATGGAATTGAAAATATTAAAACTCCTACACGGTTATTCTTAATTCCTTATTCATCTTTTTACTTATCGGGTAGTGAAACTCAAAAAACGAAAGGAGAATTTAAAGGCGGTTTAGATGTTAAATATGGTATTAATGATGCTTTTACATTAGATGCCATCTTGGTTCCCGATTTTGGCCAAACAAAATTTGACAATGTGGTCTTAAATTTAGGTCCATTTGAGCAACAATTCAACGAAAATCGTCCTTTTTTCACAGAAGGAACAGACTTGTTTAGCAAGGGAAATCTTTTATATTCTAGAAGAATCGGTCAAACACCTGATTTTTACCCAGTGCTTGAAAACAATGAATATATAGATAAATATCCTGGTGCCATTAACTTGTTAAATGCAATGAAAATTTCTGGTCGCGATAAGGATGGATTAGGTATAGGATTCTTGAATGCAATTACCGAAAAGACATCTGCCAAAGTTTTAAATAATGATAATGCTTCTTCAAGAGAAGTTATTGTTTCTCCACTTACTAATTATAATGTCACCGTTTTTGACCAACGATTTAATCAAAATTCATCGGTAACTTTTATCAATACAAATGTTACCAGAAATGGAAGTTTTAGAGATGCAAATGTAACTGGATTGCTATTTGATTTAAACAATAAAACCAACAAATATAACATTTCAGGAGGAATTAAATCTAGCAGTATTAATGATATTGAAAACACTAACGGAATTAACGCTTCGTTATATTTTGGAGAAACTAGTGGTAAATTCAGATATAGTTTTGGAGGGGATTATATTTCAAAAGATTTTGACAATAACGACTTAGGTATTAATTTTAGAACAAACTATTATTCGGTATACAACAATGCAAATTATCGCATTTTAAACCCCAACAAAACCTTTAATACATTCCGAATTAATTTTAATTCTTATTTTGAATTTTACAAACCAACTAATCAAATTCAATCGAGTAACTTCAATGTCAATTTGAATTCTACAAATAAGAAAAATCATTATTTTGGTGGTGGTCTAAACTTCAATCCATTTGAAAATTACGATTATTATGAACCTAGAGTTGCTAATAGATATTTTGTAAACCCAAAGAATGCAGGTGGATTTTTCTACTTTTCCTCAAATTACAATAATAAATTTGCCCTAGACATAAACCCATATATTACTCATGTAATCAATGAAAATCGTTACGAAGCTGGAATAAACATCAGCCCAAGATATAGATTTAGCGATAAATTTTCGCTAGTTTATAGCTTTGATTATTTCAAACAACAAAATGATATCGGCTTTATCGATTTTGAAAATTCAGATATTATTTTCGCCCGAAGAGATAGAGATACTTACACTAATTCTATTACCAGTAAATATTCTATTAGTAGTGTAATGAATTTTAGTTTATCGGTAAGACATTATTGGTCACTAGCCGAAAATAATCAAATAAACACATTGAACACTGATGGGAGTTTAACACCAAATACTACTTACACAGGCAACAAAAACTCAAACTTTAGTACATGGAATTTAGATTTGTCTTATTCTTGGTGGTTTGCTCCAGGAAGTCAAATGTCTATTTTATATAGAAATAACGCTTCAACTTTTGAACGCGAGATTAATAAAAATTTTAACTCAAATTTCTCTAATTTATTTGAAGACAATTTGAACCATGTTTTATCAGTTAGTGTTCGCTATTTCATTGATTATAACCAAGCCAAAAATTGGATTAAGAAAGGGTAA
- a CDS encoding L,D-transpeptidase family protein has product MKIITSLLVLTIFISCKKEDKSVAFDDSIIKDTIHDVIIRPVNPELLTDKSDSLKLYYQKMNFHEIWYLDENRNDLINEIKFCYQEGLNPRDYSIEFIDLLETKRTELSDEDIVKYDILLTESFEKLALHLHKGKLNPKELYTDWDLKPKEIALSPLLETAIKEQKVASTFKDLKPNHIVYQLLKKSLIALDKFPNTTFSKIEIKKDKIVLNDTLPEMVKIKKRLAYWNDYKNKDTILTWAYDTLTFKAIKKFQGRHGLLQDGVIGKGTLNALNVTKNERREQIFANLERWRWYPNDLGKQYLIVNLPEYMLNYVVDNDTVATHKTVVGTAKRKTPILTSKLSNFVFNPTWTIPPTIIKEDLTPSASKNRNYFPSRKLTIYNNKGEEVNPYEWNPSRANSYRYVQKPGYNNSLGLVKFNFPNSHLVYLHDTNHRDYFVRNNRSLSSGCVRIENPLVLAKQILIKENAKKWESAEIDSIIKREKTKTVSVKDTVNIHIFYWTSWFENNQLQFRDDIYNLDKELFEKLREN; this is encoded by the coding sequence ATGAAGATAATTACTTCTCTATTAGTACTAACTATATTTATTTCTTGTAAAAAAGAAGATAAATCAGTTGCCTTTGACGATAGCATCATTAAAGATACTATTCACGACGTAATTATAAGACCTGTAAATCCAGAGCTACTTACAGACAAATCAGATAGTTTAAAATTATACTATCAAAAAATGAATTTTCACGAAATTTGGTATTTGGATGAAAACCGAAATGATTTAATCAACGAAATCAAATTTTGTTATCAAGAAGGATTAAATCCTAGAGATTATTCCATCGAATTTATTGATCTTTTAGAAACCAAAAGAACCGAATTATCTGATGAAGATATTGTAAAGTATGATATTTTGCTTACTGAATCGTTTGAAAAATTGGCACTTCATTTACACAAAGGCAAACTAAATCCAAAAGAATTGTATACCGATTGGGATTTAAAACCCAAAGAAATTGCACTTTCTCCTTTATTGGAAACAGCAATTAAAGAACAAAAAGTAGCTTCTACCTTTAAAGACTTAAAACCAAATCACATTGTATATCAATTACTTAAAAAAAGTTTAATTGCATTAGATAAATTCCCAAATACTACATTTTCTAAAATTGAAATTAAAAAAGATAAAATTGTTTTGAACGATACTTTACCCGAAATGGTAAAAATTAAAAAAAGATTAGCTTATTGGAACGATTACAAAAACAAAGATACCATCCTAACTTGGGCATACGACACATTAACTTTTAAAGCTATTAAAAAATTTCAAGGTCGTCACGGGTTGCTACAAGATGGAGTTATTGGAAAAGGAACTTTAAACGCGTTAAACGTGACAAAAAATGAAAGAAGAGAACAAATATTTGCCAATTTAGAAAGATGGCGTTGGTACCCAAACGATCTAGGCAAACAATATTTAATTGTAAATCTTCCTGAATATATGCTAAATTATGTAGTAGACAACGATACAGTTGCTACACACAAAACAGTGGTTGGAACAGCAAAAAGAAAAACACCAATATTAACTTCAAAACTTTCAAACTTTGTTTTTAATCCTACTTGGACCATTCCACCTACGATTATAAAAGAAGATTTAACACCTTCTGCTTCAAAAAATAGAAATTATTTTCCTTCAAGAAAGTTAACTATTTACAACAATAAAGGTGAAGAAGTCAACCCATACGAATGGAATCCATCAAGAGCAAATAGTTATCGATATGTTCAAAAACCCGGCTACAATAATTCGTTAGGATTGGTGAAATTCAATTTTCCGAATAGTCACTTGGTTTATTTACATGACACAAATCACCGTGATTATTTTGTAAGAAACAATCGTTCTTTAAGTTCGGGATGTGTTCGTATTGAAAACCCATTGGTTTTAGCCAAGCAAATTTTAATTAAAGAAAATGCAAAAAAATGGGAATCAGCAGAAATTGACTCTATTATAAAACGAGAAAAAACAAAAACAGTGTCTGTAAAAGACACTGTAAATATTCATATTTTCTATTGGACAAGTTGGTTCGAAAACAATCAACTTCAATTTAGAGACGATATCTATAATTTAGATAAAGAATTGTTTGAAAAACTTAGAGAAAACTAA
- a CDS encoding TolC family protein yields MKPKLFYIFIFICSSLSLFGQNAPTEFSFNEFLGYVKKYHPLVKQADLKLNEAQANLMQARGAFDPKIEVDFSEKQFKDSEYYSILNSSFKIPTWYGIELKAGFDNAEGIYVNPENTLPNSGLTSLGISVPLGQGLFINQRMADIRKAKIARNLNVAERNLQAVEVIYEASVSYVNWKRSFDEVKLYENYLENALMRYNGVSKLIEEGDKPAIDSVEAGIAVKTRKLNLEEAKLKFTKAKLELSNYLWLENNIPLELNDGLQPEDLLSKSIKETLQINELGTIDLDNHPKIKALDAKIAMLKVDRKLKANALLPKLDLSYNYLSEPSYIDNYRFEDYKIGVNFAFPIFLRKERGSLKLADLKIQDSEFGLQFERKNLENKLKAQQQEIVSLEKQQDYNDKLVKDFTTLLNAEDRLFEMGESSLFIINSRENSLVSSQLNEIALENRYLNAIIGLYKTIANPQ; encoded by the coding sequence ATGAAACCGAAACTATTTTATATCTTCATTTTCATTTGTAGTTCATTGAGTTTGTTTGGACAGAACGCACCAACTGAATTCAGTTTTAACGAATTTTTGGGCTATGTAAAAAAATACCACCCATTAGTAAAACAAGCCGATTTAAAACTCAACGAAGCACAAGCCAATTTAATGCAAGCGCGTGGTGCTTTTGATCCAAAAATTGAAGTCGATTTCAGTGAAAAACAATTCAAAGACAGTGAATATTATTCGATTTTGAATAGCAGTTTTAAAATCCCAACTTGGTACGGAATTGAGTTAAAAGCAGGTTTTGATAATGCCGAAGGAATTTACGTAAATCCAGAAAACACATTGCCAAATAGCGGATTAACTTCATTAGGAATTTCAGTTCCTTTAGGACAAGGTTTATTTATAAATCAACGAATGGCGGATATTAGAAAAGCCAAAATTGCTCGAAATTTAAACGTTGCCGAAAGAAATTTACAAGCCGTTGAAGTAATTTATGAAGCTTCGGTAAGTTATGTAAATTGGAAAAGAAGTTTTGATGAAGTAAAATTGTATGAAAACTATTTAGAAAATGCGCTAATGCGCTACAATGGTGTTTCAAAATTAATTGAGGAAGGCGACAAACCTGCAATTGATAGTGTGGAAGCTGGAATTGCTGTTAAAACCCGAAAATTAAATTTAGAAGAAGCCAAACTAAAATTTACTAAAGCTAAATTAGAATTGTCAAACTATTTATGGTTAGAAAATAATATTCCGTTAGAATTAAATGATGGTTTACAACCCGAAGATTTACTTTCTAAATCGATAAAAGAAACGCTTCAAATTAATGAACTGGGAACAATTGATTTAGATAATCATCCAAAAATAAAAGCGTTAGATGCTAAAATTGCGATGTTAAAAGTAGACCGAAAACTAAAAGCAAATGCACTTTTACCCAAGTTGGATTTGAGCTATAATTATTTATCAGAACCCAGTTATATTGATAATTATCGCTTTGAAGATTATAAAATAGGAGTAAATTTTGCGTTTCCTATATTTTTACGAAAAGAACGCGGAAGTTTAAAATTGGCCGATTTAAAAATTCAGGATTCAGAATTTGGACTACAGTTTGAACGAAAAAATTTGGAAAACAAACTCAAAGCACAACAACAAGAAATTGTTTCGCTTGAAAAACAGCAAGATTATAATGATAAATTGGTGAAAGATTTTACCACATTATTAAATGCCGAAGATCGATTATTTGAAATGGGAGAAAGTTCTTTGTTTATTATTAATTCACGAGAAAACTCGTTGGTAAGTTCGCAACTCAATGAAATTGCTTTAGAAAATCGTTATTTGAATGCTATAATTGGTTTATACAAAACCATTGCAAACCCACAATAA
- a CDS encoding murein L,D-transpeptidase catalytic domain family protein gives MKKNSVSITDPKLIAANAKATLETKCKTVYTAIDANNLSLPKFESFFAAFQGYEILKLQGKIVNEVLTVIDFSLSSTEERMWVIDMKTQKVILKTLVAHGRNSGIEFATNFSNENESYKSSLGFYITGEVYQGKHGTSLRLDGMEYGINDRARDRAVVIHGADYVSKKLARAQGYIGRSQGCPAVPYEVHKQLIETIKNKSCIFIYHPSRNYIVKSKLVS, from the coding sequence TTGAAAAAAAATTCAGTTTCAATTACCGATCCAAAATTAATAGCAGCTAATGCAAAAGCAACTTTAGAAACAAAGTGTAAAACAGTTTACACAGCTATTGATGCTAATAATTTGTCATTGCCAAAATTTGAAAGTTTTTTTGCTGCTTTTCAAGGTTATGAGATCTTGAAATTGCAAGGCAAAATAGTGAATGAGGTTTTAACGGTTATTGATTTTAGCTTGTCTTCAACTGAAGAGCGAATGTGGGTAATTGACATGAAAACGCAAAAAGTAATTTTGAAAACGCTAGTTGCGCATGGGAGAAATTCGGGTATTGAATTTGCTACAAATTTTTCTAATGAAAATGAATCTTATAAAAGTAGTTTAGGTTTTTATATAACTGGTGAAGTTTATCAAGGAAAGCATGGAACTTCATTACGATTAGATGGAATGGAATATGGAATTAACGATAGAGCTCGTGATAGAGCAGTGGTGATTCATGGTGCGGATTATGTAAGTAAAAAATTAGCAAGAGCACAAGGTTATATAGGAAGAAGTCAAGGATGTCCAGCTGTTCCTTATGAAGTTCATAAACAATTAATTGAGACAATCAAAAATAAATCGTGTATTTTCATCTATCATCCTTCTAGAAATTACATAGTTAAATCTAAGTTAGTTTCTTAG
- a CDS encoding RNA recognition motif domain-containing protein: MNIFVGSLPFSVEEADLRGYFEEYGAVESVKIISDKFTGRSKGFGFVEMANDAEAQKAIDELNGGTIEGRKIVVNKSEPKPEGERRSFDRNSGGSRGGYSNNRENSTRSRY, from the coding sequence ATGAACATTTTTGTAGGAAGTCTTCCTTTCAGTGTAGAGGAAGCAGATTTAAGAGGTTATTTTGAAGAGTATGGAGCTGTAGAATCAGTTAAAATTATCTCTGACAAATTTACCGGAAGAAGTAAAGGATTTGGATTTGTTGAAATGGCTAATGATGCTGAGGCTCAAAAAGCAATCGACGAATTAAACGGTGGAACTATCGAAGGTAGAAAAATCGTTGTTAACAAATCTGAACCAAAACCAGAAGGCGAAAGAAGAAGTTTCGATCGTAATTCAGGTGGAAGTAGAGGCGGTTACTCTAATAATAGAGAAAACTCAACAAGAAGTCGTTACTAA
- a CDS encoding TetR/AcrR family transcriptional regulator — MQNLLSNLKITINEKLYVKDPETSELGRNILKNSILLIDEIGFEAFTFKKLGEKIQSNESSIYRYFENKHKLLVYLTSWYWSWMEYRMAFATTNVSNPFEKLEKAIKLVTENIIDDHSTPHINEEILSRIIVEEFTKTLMTKEVDNENKEGFFLVYKRVINRIIDIIKEVNPAYPYAKSLASSVVEGALHQHFLKNHLKTITNLSEKECATEFYTDMVKKILL, encoded by the coding sequence ATGCAAAATTTACTATCTAATTTAAAAATAACCATCAACGAAAAATTATACGTTAAAGATCCAGAGACTTCTGAATTAGGACGTAATATTTTAAAAAACAGCATTCTACTAATTGATGAAATTGGTTTTGAAGCGTTCACTTTCAAAAAATTAGGCGAGAAAATTCAATCAAATGAAAGTTCTATTTATCGCTATTTTGAAAACAAACATAAATTATTGGTATATTTAACTTCATGGTACTGGTCGTGGATGGAATATCGAATGGCTTTTGCAACTACAAATGTTTCAAACCCGTTTGAAAAATTAGAAAAAGCAATTAAACTTGTTACCGAAAACATAATTGACGACCATTCAACACCACATATTAATGAAGAAATTCTAAGTCGAATAATCGTTGAAGAGTTCACCAAAACTTTAATGACGAAAGAAGTGGATAACGAAAATAAAGAAGGTTTTTTCTTAGTATATAAAAGAGTCATTAATCGTATCATTGACATTATAAAAGAAGTAAATCCAGCTTATCCCTATGCAAAAAGTTTGGCTTCAAGCGTTGTGGAAGGCGCACTGCATCAACATTTTTTAAAAAATCATTTAAAAACCATCACCAACTTATCTGAAAAAGAATGTGCTACTGAATTCTATACAGATATGGTAAAAAAAATATTGCTATGA
- a CDS encoding peptidase domain-containing ABC transporter yields MTPLKRFKNLILIDKQDIYQIFLYSIIAGLISLSLPLGIQSIINFIQAGKVSTSWIVLVIIVVVGVAFVGLLKIMQFRITENLQQKIFVRSSFEFAYRFPKIKFNELHNQYPPELANRFFDTLTVQKGFSKLLLDISGAALQIFFGIVLLSLYHSFFIFFGIILLLLLYLIFKMNFNLGLETSLKESKYKYKIAHWLQEIARNHLSFKSNSIFNFSLHKNDKLVNEYLKQRESHFQVLLKQFIQLTGFKILITAGLLIIGGLLVINQQMNIGQFVAAEIIILSIIAAVEKLFSGLELFYDVLTSLEKLGSVVDMELEEDVQNSNYLVDKNKITIETENVSFAYPKSDKEILKNISLSIQPKQHTLILGENGSGKTTLIRLLARLIEPTSGSIFINNTNYKKYSSEEYRSKIGIITAHEMPFEGTILENITCNNPEIKMDIVFELIEKLKLTEAIKALPKGLDTRISSEGKQINSSTIQKIVLARCIINQPKLLFLENPLDKSDEESCREILDFLSEEKHPWTLIVVSKNNYWKQICTQVIHLEKGEIKSI; encoded by the coding sequence ATGACACCTTTAAAAAGATTCAAAAACCTCATCTTAATCGACAAACAAGATATTTACCAAATCTTCTTATATTCCATTATTGCAGGATTAATCAGCTTGTCGCTACCATTAGGTATTCAATCAATAATCAATTTTATCCAAGCAGGAAAAGTAAGCACATCTTGGATTGTTTTGGTAATTATTGTTGTTGTCGGAGTAGCTTTTGTAGGATTACTAAAAATCATGCAATTTAGAATCACAGAAAACTTACAACAAAAAATATTTGTTCGTTCTTCGTTTGAATTTGCTTATCGCTTTCCAAAAATAAAATTCAACGAATTACACAATCAATATCCACCAGAATTAGCAAATCGTTTTTTTGACACTTTAACCGTTCAAAAAGGGTTTTCTAAACTATTATTGGATATTTCCGGAGCAGCATTACAAATTTTTTTCGGAATTGTATTGCTTTCCTTGTATCATTCATTCTTTATTTTCTTTGGAATTATATTGCTTTTGTTGTTGTATTTAATTTTTAAAATGAACTTCAATTTAGGATTAGAAACAAGTTTAAAAGAATCAAAATACAAGTACAAAATCGCACATTGGCTACAAGAAATTGCCAGAAATCACTTGAGTTTCAAAAGTAATTCCATCTTTAATTTTTCGTTACATAAAAATGACAAATTAGTTAATGAATATCTAAAACAACGTGAAAGCCATTTTCAGGTTTTGTTGAAGCAATTTATTCAGTTAACTGGATTTAAAATCCTGATCACTGCTGGATTACTAATTATTGGAGGATTACTAGTAATCAATCAACAAATGAATATTGGACAATTTGTGGCGGCTGAAATCATCATATTAAGCATTATTGCAGCTGTTGAAAAACTGTTTTCAGGCTTAGAATTATTCTATGATGTACTGACTTCTTTAGAAAAATTAGGTTCAGTTGTGGACATGGAATTAGAAGAAGATGTTCAAAATTCGAACTATTTGGTAGATAAAAATAAAATTACAATCGAAACCGAAAATGTTTCATTTGCGTATCCAAAATCAGATAAAGAAATATTAAAAAATATTAGTTTGTCGATTCAACCGAAACAACATACTTTGATTTTGGGCGAAAATGGTTCTGGAAAAACAACATTAATTCGTTTATTAGCGCGTTTGATAGAGCCAACTTCTGGAAGTATTTTTATCAACAACACAAATTACAAAAAGTATTCTTCAGAAGAATATCGTTCTAAAATTGGAATTATTACAGCACACGAAATGCCTTTTGAAGGCACTATTTTAGAAAACATTACCTGTAATAATCCAGAAATTAAGATGGATATAGTTTTTGAATTAATCGAGAAATTAAAACTAACCGAAGCCATTAAAGCACTTCCAAAAGGATTAGACACTCGAATCTCATCTGAAGGAAAGCAAATAAATTCCTCAACAATTCAAAAAATTGTTTTGGCTCGTTGTATTATCAATCAACCGAAACTATTGTTTTTAGAAAATCCATTGGACAAATCAGACGAGGAAAGTTGCAGAGAAATTTTAGATTTTTTAAGCGAAGAAAAACATCCTTGGACCTTAATTGTTGTGAGTAAAAACAACTATTGGAAACAGATTTGCACCCAAGTAATTCATCTCGAAAAAGGAGAAATTAAATCTATTTAA
- a CDS encoding HlyD family secretion protein, translating into MLNITKNRIDQFVKLEQFKSGQIFKEQKHYKVIRKIIWAFVIICVLFLFLPWTQNIKGAGNVTTLKPNQRPQTIQTIIGGRIEKWYVNEGDYVEKGDTILFISEVKEEYLDPNLIENTGNQVKAKENAVTSYADKVKALENQMGAIQNEKNLKLKQAQNKLKQSYLKVQSDSIDFEASKTQLKIAQTQYNRSLNLNKEGLKPMTDVEEKRMKLQETEAKIITQENKYISSKNEVLNATMELNRISAEYAEKNAKASSDKQTALSSQFDTEAQVNKLKNQYQNYQIRNGLYYITAPQNGYVNRALQSGIGETIKEGTAIVSIMPSNYDIAVETYIDPVDFPLINNGKKVRVWFDGWPTIVFSGWPGVSYGTFGGVIVAKENFISPNGKYRVLIAPDPKEKKWPEQLSIGAGTQTLALLDDVPIWFEIWRTLNGFPPNFYQPTTTENTKK; encoded by the coding sequence ATGCTAAATATCACAAAAAATAGAATTGATCAATTTGTAAAATTAGAGCAATTCAAATCAGGACAAATATTTAAAGAGCAAAAGCATTACAAAGTAATTCGCAAGATTATTTGGGCTTTTGTTATAATTTGCGTTTTGTTTTTGTTTCTACCTTGGACACAAAATATTAAAGGAGCTGGAAATGTTACTACTTTAAAACCAAATCAACGCCCACAAACGATTCAAACTATTATTGGTGGCCGTATCGAAAAATGGTATGTAAATGAAGGCGATTATGTAGAAAAAGGGGACACTATTTTGTTTATTTCTGAAGTCAAAGAGGAATATTTAGACCCAAATTTAATTGAAAACACTGGCAATCAAGTAAAAGCTAAGGAAAATGCAGTGACTTCCTATGCTGACAAAGTAAAAGCATTAGAAAATCAAATGGGTGCCATTCAAAACGAAAAAAATCTAAAACTCAAACAAGCGCAAAACAAACTTAAACAATCCTATTTAAAAGTTCAAAGTGATAGTATTGATTTTGAAGCGAGTAAAACCCAACTCAAAATTGCACAAACACAGTATAATCGCTCATTAAATTTGAATAAAGAAGGTTTAAAACCAATGACCGATGTGGAAGAAAAACGAATGAAACTGCAAGAAACAGAAGCAAAAATCATAACACAAGAAAATAAATACATTTCTAGTAAAAATGAGGTATTGAATGCTACTATGGAACTCAATAGAATTAGTGCAGAATATGCTGAAAAAAATGCTAAAGCAAGCAGTGATAAGCAAACCGCCTTAAGTTCACAATTTGATACCGAAGCGCAAGTAAATAAATTGAAAAATCAATACCAAAATTACCAAATAAGAAACGGTTTGTATTATATCACTGCACCACAAAACGGATATGTCAATCGTGCTTTGCAATCTGGAATTGGCGAAACCATAAAAGAAGGAACTGCAATTGTAAGCATAATGCCCTCCAACTATGATATTGCTGTTGAAACTTACATTGATCCCGTTGATTTTCCATTGATTAATAATGGCAAAAAAGTACGCGTTTGGTTTGATGGTTGGCCTACAATTGTTTTTAGCGGTTGGCCTGGCGTTTCTTATGGAACATTCGGCGGCGTTATTGTAGCAAAAGAAAATTTCATTAGTCCAAATGGAAAATATCGTGTACTGATTGCACCCGATCCAAAAGAAAAAAAATGGCCGGAACAATTAAGTATAGGTGCGGGAACACAAACTTTAGCTTTGTTAGACGATGTGCCAATTTGGTTTGAAATTTGGCGAACACTTAACGGTTTTCCACCTAATTTTTACCAACCCACAACAACTGAAAACACTAAGAAATAA
- a CDS encoding GNAT family N-acetyltransferase, with amino-acid sequence MQVVKKITALETYIVRQEVLRKGKPIETCHFNGDDATTTTHFGLFENENIIGVVSVFKTNSLLFSEKTQFQIRGMAVLENFQSKGYGEQLLKAAENFCWQEKAHLIWFNAREKAVSFYKKSGYTVLGDSFNIPDVGIHFVMFKKN; translated from the coding sequence ATGCAAGTTGTTAAAAAAATTACTGCTTTAGAAACTTACATCGTTCGTCAAGAGGTTTTAAGAAAAGGAAAACCAATCGAAACCTGTCATTTTAATGGAGATGATGCTACTACAACTACTCATTTTGGATTATTTGAAAACGAAAATATAATTGGAGTAGTTTCGGTTTTCAAAACAAACTCGCTCCTTTTTTCAGAGAAAACACAATTTCAAATTAGAGGTATGGCCGTTTTAGAAAATTTTCAAAGCAAGGGTTATGGTGAACAACTTTTAAAAGCTGCAGAAAATTTTTGTTGGCAAGAAAAAGCCCATTTAATTTGGTTCAATGCACGCGAAAAGGCAGTTTCATTTTATAAAAAATCAGGTTATACTGTTTTAGGAGATTCTTTTAATATTCCCGATGTTGGCATTCATTTTGTGATGTTTAAGAAAAATTAA